In Toxotes jaculatrix isolate fToxJac2 chromosome 11, fToxJac2.pri, whole genome shotgun sequence, a single genomic region encodes these proteins:
- the setd4 gene encoding SET domain-containing protein 4 isoform X3 — protein sequence MSGVTGSCWVMSRRAGRTARKRRKKCENIVQSVSLCHQLTYVRLMKFLHRRGFTSTLLQPALFTDTGRGLQTLKTIKPGQLVISLPESCLLTTSTVLNSYLGQYIKSWKYRLSPLLVLCVFLVCEQHRGDTSDWFPYIDALPANYTCPAYFTDDVMAVLPTSLRRRALEQREAVREIHSSNQDFFRSLQLILSQPVEEVLTYEALRWAWCSVNTRSVFMSHPSNSFLSGQDVYALAPFLDLLNHQPDVEVKARFNDVTRCYEIRSVSGTLRYQQAFINYGSHDNQRLLLEYGFVAPGNPHSVVYVDTDLLCDVLRGDRCLNQKIRFLKENSLLHNLTVSSEGPSWRLMTALRLLSMPQTLYHQWKAVLLGQAVCEEREEWSVQTAKTLCQQLLKDTHTALDKISDLLQQSDQSAREQLHVVRSLRQEESCILGCCLEVLQDK from the exons ATGAGT GGGGTCACAGGTTCATGTTGGGTCATGAGCCGTCGGGCTGGACGAACcgcgaggaagaggaggaaaaaatgtgaaaacattgtCCAGTCGG TCTCTCTGTGTCACCAGCTGACGTATGTGAGGCTGATGAAGTTTCTTCACAGACGAGGATTCACCTCAACACTGCTGCAGCCAGCCCTCTTCACTG ACACAGGCCGAGGACTGCAGACTCTCAAAACTATAAAG CCTGGCCAGCTGGTAATCTCTCTGCCAGAGTCCTGTCTCCTCACAACCTCAACTGTTCTGAACAGCTACCTGGGACAGTACATCAAGAG CTGGAAATACCGTCTCTCTCCCCTGTTGGTGCTCTGTGTGTTCCTGGTGTGTGAGCAGCACCGGGGAGACACCTCTGACTGGTTCCCTTACATCGACGCGCTGCCCGCCAATTACACCTGCCCCGCCTATttcactgatgatgtcatggCTGTTCTGCCAACCAGTTTGCGGAGGCGGGCCTTAGAGCAGAGGGAGGCGGTGCGAGAAATCCATTCCTCCAATCAGGACTTTTTCAG ATCCCTTCAGCTGATCCTGAGTCAGCCTGTGGAGGAAGTGTTGACTTATGAAGCATTAAG GTGGGCATGGTGTAGTGTCAACACACGCTCTGTCTTCATGTCCCACCCATCCAACAGCTTCCTGTCTGGACAGGATGTTTATGCTTTAGCTCCTTTCCTGGACCTGCTCAACCACCAACCTGACGTGGAG GTGAAAGCAAGATTCAATGACGTGACGAGATGTTACGAAATCAGGAGCGTTTCCGGGACGCTGCGCTACCAGCAGGCCTTCATAAACTACGGTTCCCATGATAACCAGCGCCTGTTGTTAGAGTACGGCTTTGTCGCCCCCGGCAACCCCCACAGTGTGGTGTATGTAGACACAG ATCTCCTTTGTGACGTTTTAAGAGGCGACAGATGCTTGAACCAGAAGATCAGGTTCCTCAAGGAGAACAGCCTCCTTCA TAATCTCACAGTGTCCAGCGAAGGCCCCAGCTGGAGGCTGATGACGGCTCTCAGATTGTTGTCCATGCCACAAACACTGTA TCACCAGTGGAAGGCAGTGTTGCTTGGCCAGGCAGTGtgtgaagagagggaggagtggaGCGTTCAGACAGCAAAGACTCTCTGTCAGCAACTattaaaggacacacacacagctctggataag atCTCCGACCTCCTGCAGCAGAGTGACCAGTCAGCCAGGGAGCAGTTACATGTGGTCAGATCACTGCGACAGGAGGAGAGTTGCATCCTGGGATGCTGTCTCGAGGTGCTGCAAG
- the setd4 gene encoding SET domain-containing protein 4 isoform X1 — MSGVTGSCWVMSRRAGRTARKRRKKCENIVQSVSLCHQLTYVRLMKFLHRRGFTSTLLQPALFTDTGRGLQTLKTIKPGQLVISLPESCLLTTSTVLNSYLGQYIKSWKYRLSPLLVLCVFLVCEQHRGDTSDWFPYIDALPANYTCPAYFTDDVMAVLPTSLRRRALEQREAVREIHSSNQDFFRSLQLILSQPVEEVLTYEALRWAWCSVNTRSVFMSHPSNSFLSGQDVYALAPFLDLLNHQPDVEVKARFNDVTRCYEIRSVSGTLRYQQAFINYGSHDNQRLLLEYGFVAPGNPHSVVYVDTDLLCDVLRGDRCLNQKIRFLKENSLLHNLTVSSEGPSWRLMTALRLLSMPQTLYHQWKAVLLGQAVCEEREEWSVQTAKTLCQQLLKDTHTALDKISDLLQQSDQSAREQLHVVRSLRQEESCILGCCLEVLQGMMRQPDELLSSQPDVDTVS, encoded by the exons ATGAGT GGGGTCACAGGTTCATGTTGGGTCATGAGCCGTCGGGCTGGACGAACcgcgaggaagaggaggaaaaaatgtgaaaacattgtCCAGTCGG TCTCTCTGTGTCACCAGCTGACGTATGTGAGGCTGATGAAGTTTCTTCACAGACGAGGATTCACCTCAACACTGCTGCAGCCAGCCCTCTTCACTG ACACAGGCCGAGGACTGCAGACTCTCAAAACTATAAAG CCTGGCCAGCTGGTAATCTCTCTGCCAGAGTCCTGTCTCCTCACAACCTCAACTGTTCTGAACAGCTACCTGGGACAGTACATCAAGAG CTGGAAATACCGTCTCTCTCCCCTGTTGGTGCTCTGTGTGTTCCTGGTGTGTGAGCAGCACCGGGGAGACACCTCTGACTGGTTCCCTTACATCGACGCGCTGCCCGCCAATTACACCTGCCCCGCCTATttcactgatgatgtcatggCTGTTCTGCCAACCAGTTTGCGGAGGCGGGCCTTAGAGCAGAGGGAGGCGGTGCGAGAAATCCATTCCTCCAATCAGGACTTTTTCAG ATCCCTTCAGCTGATCCTGAGTCAGCCTGTGGAGGAAGTGTTGACTTATGAAGCATTAAG GTGGGCATGGTGTAGTGTCAACACACGCTCTGTCTTCATGTCCCACCCATCCAACAGCTTCCTGTCTGGACAGGATGTTTATGCTTTAGCTCCTTTCCTGGACCTGCTCAACCACCAACCTGACGTGGAG GTGAAAGCAAGATTCAATGACGTGACGAGATGTTACGAAATCAGGAGCGTTTCCGGGACGCTGCGCTACCAGCAGGCCTTCATAAACTACGGTTCCCATGATAACCAGCGCCTGTTGTTAGAGTACGGCTTTGTCGCCCCCGGCAACCCCCACAGTGTGGTGTATGTAGACACAG ATCTCCTTTGTGACGTTTTAAGAGGCGACAGATGCTTGAACCAGAAGATCAGGTTCCTCAAGGAGAACAGCCTCCTTCA TAATCTCACAGTGTCCAGCGAAGGCCCCAGCTGGAGGCTGATGACGGCTCTCAGATTGTTGTCCATGCCACAAACACTGTA TCACCAGTGGAAGGCAGTGTTGCTTGGCCAGGCAGTGtgtgaagagagggaggagtggaGCGTTCAGACAGCAAAGACTCTCTGTCAGCAACTattaaaggacacacacacagctctggataag atCTCCGACCTCCTGCAGCAGAGTGACCAGTCAGCCAGGGAGCAGTTACATGTGGTCAGATCACTGCGACAGGAGGAGAGTTGCATCCTGGGATGCTGTCTCGAGGTGCTGCAAGGTATGATGAGGCAACCAGATGAACTGTTGTCATCGCAACCTGACGTTGACACTGTGAGCTGA
- the setd4 gene encoding SET domain-containing protein 4 isoform X2, translated as MSRRAGRTARKRRKKCENIVQSVSLCHQLTYVRLMKFLHRRGFTSTLLQPALFTDTGRGLQTLKTIKPGQLVISLPESCLLTTSTVLNSYLGQYIKSWKYRLSPLLVLCVFLVCEQHRGDTSDWFPYIDALPANYTCPAYFTDDVMAVLPTSLRRRALEQREAVREIHSSNQDFFRSLQLILSQPVEEVLTYEALRWAWCSVNTRSVFMSHPSNSFLSGQDVYALAPFLDLLNHQPDVEVKARFNDVTRCYEIRSVSGTLRYQQAFINYGSHDNQRLLLEYGFVAPGNPHSVVYVDTDLLCDVLRGDRCLNQKIRFLKENSLLHNLTVSSEGPSWRLMTALRLLSMPQTLYHQWKAVLLGQAVCEEREEWSVQTAKTLCQQLLKDTHTALDKISDLLQQSDQSAREQLHVVRSLRQEESCILGCCLEVLQGMMRQPDELLSSQPDVDTVS; from the exons ATGAGCCGTCGGGCTGGACGAACcgcgaggaagaggaggaaaaaatgtgaaaacattgtCCAGTCGG TCTCTCTGTGTCACCAGCTGACGTATGTGAGGCTGATGAAGTTTCTTCACAGACGAGGATTCACCTCAACACTGCTGCAGCCAGCCCTCTTCACTG ACACAGGCCGAGGACTGCAGACTCTCAAAACTATAAAG CCTGGCCAGCTGGTAATCTCTCTGCCAGAGTCCTGTCTCCTCACAACCTCAACTGTTCTGAACAGCTACCTGGGACAGTACATCAAGAG CTGGAAATACCGTCTCTCTCCCCTGTTGGTGCTCTGTGTGTTCCTGGTGTGTGAGCAGCACCGGGGAGACACCTCTGACTGGTTCCCTTACATCGACGCGCTGCCCGCCAATTACACCTGCCCCGCCTATttcactgatgatgtcatggCTGTTCTGCCAACCAGTTTGCGGAGGCGGGCCTTAGAGCAGAGGGAGGCGGTGCGAGAAATCCATTCCTCCAATCAGGACTTTTTCAG ATCCCTTCAGCTGATCCTGAGTCAGCCTGTGGAGGAAGTGTTGACTTATGAAGCATTAAG GTGGGCATGGTGTAGTGTCAACACACGCTCTGTCTTCATGTCCCACCCATCCAACAGCTTCCTGTCTGGACAGGATGTTTATGCTTTAGCTCCTTTCCTGGACCTGCTCAACCACCAACCTGACGTGGAG GTGAAAGCAAGATTCAATGACGTGACGAGATGTTACGAAATCAGGAGCGTTTCCGGGACGCTGCGCTACCAGCAGGCCTTCATAAACTACGGTTCCCATGATAACCAGCGCCTGTTGTTAGAGTACGGCTTTGTCGCCCCCGGCAACCCCCACAGTGTGGTGTATGTAGACACAG ATCTCCTTTGTGACGTTTTAAGAGGCGACAGATGCTTGAACCAGAAGATCAGGTTCCTCAAGGAGAACAGCCTCCTTCA TAATCTCACAGTGTCCAGCGAAGGCCCCAGCTGGAGGCTGATGACGGCTCTCAGATTGTTGTCCATGCCACAAACACTGTA TCACCAGTGGAAGGCAGTGTTGCTTGGCCAGGCAGTGtgtgaagagagggaggagtggaGCGTTCAGACAGCAAAGACTCTCTGTCAGCAACTattaaaggacacacacacagctctggataag atCTCCGACCTCCTGCAGCAGAGTGACCAGTCAGCCAGGGAGCAGTTACATGTGGTCAGATCACTGCGACAGGAGGAGAGTTGCATCCTGGGATGCTGTCTCGAGGTGCTGCAAGGTATGATGAGGCAACCAGATGAACTGTTGTCATCGCAACCTGACGTTGACACTGTGAGCTGA